Within the Sulfurospirillum barnesii SES-3 genome, the region ATACCGATGGAGCGTATGCCAAAGTTGCAGGCAGTGTGGAACACACCATGGCATTCTCACCGTTGTATGCGCTTACCACCAGCCTTCGCTTTCAACACGCACTGGGCAATAAAAACCTCGATGGAAGTGAAGACTTCTCTTTAGGGGGAGCCTATGGGGTAAGAGCCTTTCCCGATGGTGAACACTCTGCAGAAAATGGCTATATCCTAGGAGCTGAACTCTTTTATACCTTACCTTCTTTTGAGGGAATCATGCATAAAGCAAGCCTCTTTGCCGATACAGGCTATGCCACCATGCAAAACGAAAATGGCACACAAGAGAGCAGGCAGCTCAGTGATATAGGCATAGGCTATCAGGCGTCTTACAAACAATTCTTTGGCAAAGCACAAATCGCCAGAGTCATTGGCGGGGAAAAGGTTGAGAGTGAAAGCGAACGCTCCACAAAACTGTTACTGCAACTAGGCTTTGTCTACTAAAAACCTCACGCATCTTTTTTTACATGTAAGGAAAAATCCTTACATGTAAAGTGTTACAGCTCGCACAGCCTCAGGGTAGGCATGGGCATATTTTTGAATGCCAGCTCCAAAACTCTCCAACATATCACGTGCTCGAATAAAGAGCGCTGTGTTATCTTCGATTTTGGCTAATTCAAACAGATTTTTAATCATCGTGGAAAGCGGGCTTTTGTAGCTGTTATCTTCCAAAACCGCTTTAGCACGAAAGGCTTTATCGGAGAGGTACCACGTCTCATCTTTGTAAAATTTATGCTCAGCTTCATGGCTTAGTTTCTTTGCTAACGCTAGGTACTTCGCCTCTTTCGTATGCACATAACCGCGAAGTAAGCTTTCGATGACAAAGGCGTAATCTTCGAGCAACGCTTCCACTTTCAAACTGCCGCCGAAGACGATTTGGTGGTATAAAATGCCGTTTACATGTAAAGATTTTAAAAGCGTATCAAGCACGCTTTTTGCTTTCTCAGTTTTACCTGCTTCAAACAAAGCCGTCACCATCAAGGCGTTCCAAGCGGTCAATATTTTGGTGTCGATAAAGGGATACGCTACCTTTTGGCGTACCTCTTTTAAAATCACAATCGCTTCATCTAAGCGATCAGGTTTTTCGTTACATGTAAGAATGGGATTGGTGCTTTGGTGCTCAAAATTGCCAAATTTGGTGATACCAAAATAGTCCATGACCGCCTTAGCTTCCGCCTCACTTAGCCCACCTTTTAAAAGAGCCTCTTTGGCTTGTGCATACTTAAACACAAAGTATTTGCCCTCTTCCCCCTCAGAGTCCGCATCGCTGGCACTGAGATAAAGTCCCTCTTTTAAAAACCGCTCATCCATTGCTTCGATGGTTTTATCGACCACGTCATTAAACAATGGTTTTTGTGTCAATGTATACAGTTTGGCATAGACTTCAATCAGTTCGGCATTGGTGTAAAGCATCTTTTCAAAATGAGGAATCACCCACGCTTCATCGACACTATAACGGTAAAATCCACCCTCTATTTGGTCATTTATGCCACCTTGCGCCATCGCAGTAAGAGCATCTTCGCTCATATATAACGCTTCAAGATTTTTGCTTTGCGCATAAATATCTAAAAGGGCATTCCATGTGGAAGCATGGGGAAATTTGGGCGCACTTCCCACACCTTTGGAAACATCATCATAACTAGCTTTAACATTGCTCACAAACGATTCTAAAACAGCCTCTTTTTCAATGCGGCTCTTCTGTTCAAAACTACGCTCATAATGTTTAATAGCCGCCTCAATGCTCTGCGCACTCTTTTGAACTTCCTCATATTCATCATCGAATTTACCTTTGATGAAGCTTGTGAGTTCTCGAAATCCCATGCGTCCTTGAGCACTTTGAGGTGGTAAGTATGTTCCAGCGAAAATAACCTGCCCAGAGGGCGTCATAATGATACTCAGAGGCCAGCCACCACTTCTTTTGGTCAGCAGATAATGCACGTCTTGGTAGTATTTATCAAGATCTGGCATCTCTTCACGGTCAACCTTAATGCTGACATATGAGTCGTTGAGTAGTTTAGCACTCACGTCATCTTCAAAGGTCTCACGCTCCATCACATGACACCAATGACAGGTGCTGTACCCGATGGAGAGAAAGATCAGCTTGTTTTCCTCTTTGGCTTTGGCAAGGGCTTTATCGCTCCACGCCATCCAGTTAACAGGATTATGGGCATGTTGAAGTAGGTAAGGAGAATCCTCATGGATCAGTTCATTGGTGTGCATCAAAAACTCCTCTCTTTTTAGGAGTTATTTTATCTCTTTTAAGTTAGCGGATGCTTTAAATCTTAATGTACCATTCCTGCTTCAACTAAAAAGGGTGAATGCGTATAGCTAATCTTCTTAATCTTGTCATACTTCGCATAGGAGAGATAGAGCATGTCTTTTGCCCTCGTGGTTGCCACGTAAAAGAGCCGTCGCTCCTCTTCGAGGCTTCCGCCTTTTTGCATCAGTTTACGATTGGGAAAGCGTCCATCCATCAAATCAATGACGTACACTTCTTTAAACTCAAGCCCTTTACTGGCGTGAATGCTGAGCAAATTAACTCCCTCACCCTCACTCATCTCGTTACTTCCTAAGGTTAGGGCATTTAAAAAGCGCTCACTTGAGGCGTAGGAGCTAGACAAATCTTTGAGCAAATGCCCTTTGCGAAAGATACGAGAGCGAGCTTCTGCTTTTTGCTTTTCATCGACACTGCCATCTTTTTTAATGGAACGCTTCACCGATAGTGTCTCAGCAATGGCGCTAAACACTTCGGAGCTTAGCACATGATTTATCAAACTTTGTGGGGTCTTAATGCGTGTGGCATGTTTCATAAATTTGTAAAACTGGTGCAAAAACTTTGCACCATCAATGCTTAGGCGAGGATGTTTTAAAATGGGATTGGATAAGAACTGCTCTTCAAAACCCAAATCGTAAAAACGACTCACACTACCCAAATCAAAAATTTCATCAAAAAGTCCTAATTGATGGTTTTTAGGACGCTTTTTAAAAATTTCCTCAACCCCCGCTTTAGGATGAAAAAAACCGTTATAGATGTTCCCCTCTCCTAGTTTAAACAAACCATCAAAAAGCTCTTTGGAGAGTGAACTTCCCACCCCTCTGGCATACTCAAAAGTATGAATAAACGCCATCATATCTTTAGGATTGACCACCACGCCTACCAAATCAAGCATGGCTTTGACTTCCGCCGCATCAAAAAAGCTAATGCCCCCTTTTCGTTTACACGCAACGCCCTGCTCTCTTAAGGTCGCTTCAATGCCATCCGCACTGGAGTTATTGCGAAAAATAACGGCAATATCCGCATGTGCATTCTTCGAGTTTTTAATTAAAGAGGAAATGGAGTGGTACTGGGCAAAAAGCTCATCGTAAATGAGCAGTTGTGGTGCTTCAAAGGCACCATCACGGGTGACTTCCAAACGCTTTTCATAGAGTCTTGGATTTTTTTCAATAACACGGTTGGCTAGGGAGAGAATTTTATGGGATGAGCGGTAATTTTTATTGAGAGTAAAAACATTTGCTCCCTCATAACGCTTTGCAAACGAGCCGATAATATCAATATTGGCTCCATTAAACGCATAAATGCTCTGGTCATAATCGCCCACGCAAAAAAGTGATTTGGAGCGAAACGCATCAATTAAAGAGCCTTGCAAGGTATTGGTATCTTGGTACTCATCAATTAAGACCTCTTCAAAAAAAAGTTCATGTTCTTTTTTCAATGCCTCACGCATAAAAATGAGCAAGTCATTAAAATCCACATAGCCAAATTCTCTTTTTAGGGCTTGAAACTCTTCAAAAATATCTTCGTAAATATCAAAAAAGACACCATGTTCACTGTCATTTTCCTCAAGCCACTGCGTAAAACTCTGTGTAACGGTGCTGTTTTGATAGAGTGAAAACAAATCATACAAATATTGCGCACTGTAGGCTTTGACACCTGAGTCTATATGATCAAACCGTCTTCGCTCCACAATACTTTTAAGTAAAATCTTAAGGTCTTTAGGCTGTTTTAGGACAATGTTTCGACCCATTTTTTTAAGCAAACGGTAACTTACCGCATGAAAGGTACCTGATTCTATTTGCGAAGTAATGGCTTGAGGGAAAAAAGCACTCACACGCTCTATCATCTCAGCGGCGGCTTTATTGGTAAAGGTTAAAAGCAAAATTTTTGAAGGAGCAACACCGTTTTTTAACAAATATGCCAGTCTTGCAACAATGGTCGAGGTTTTTCCTGTGCCAGCACTAGCAATAATAAGATTGTAACCTGATGGTGCCGTAGCAGCACTTTTTTGCTCAGTATTGAGACGAGTAAGAGGCATTGAGTTCCTAGAGAATTTTTTTGAGGGGGAATTCTAGTTAAAAAGAGCCTAAAATAAGGTAAAAGTTTTTACAGATACCAATGGCTTTGCACTAATTTTCCCTCTTTATACTCATCAATATAGGCTTTTTTAGGTTCATCATTGCTAAGCCATAAGCGATATTCCATCTGGGGAGTGGTGATTTCTATGCCTTTTTCAACCGTACGATAATTGCCTTTTGAGAGTTCTTCAAACACACGTGAGAGAACGTGTTCCGTTCGAGGAAGATTTAACTCTTTAAGATTAATTCCATCATGCATAAATTGATAAATCAATTTTTTTTGAAGCATCAAGGTTGTGAAGTACGACGCACTTTCTCGATACTCTTTCGTACTGAGTAAATTTTTACTGATTTGTCCTAAAGGTTGAATGGCATCTATTTTGGCACAGGCATCTCCAATAGCAACTAAAATTTCTTCATTGCGTTCATTTTTAAGATAAAACTTAGCACCATCGGAACATACTTTTTCATAACGCTTCGCCTGATAATCGTTTAAAAGATCACGATACGAATCAGCATAAGCGATATAACAGAAAAACAGTACCCAACATAAAAAAAGTCTCATCTTTGCCCTTTATAAAAATTTAACAGTTCATTTATTTCTTCAGATTTAATGTATCCTAAAATACGTTCCAAAGAACTTATGGCTTCTTCTCTATCACCTAAGTGAAATTTTGATTTTGCATAGATTATCCATGTCTGTTCTGCATTAGGATTTAACTTATTTGCCCTTTTTGCCCAGTCAATCGCTTCATCGTACAATTTTTGTTCAAAACAAAATTGCGCAAGAACATAAGCAT harbors:
- a CDS encoding thioredoxin domain-containing protein, with product MHTNELIHEDSPYLLQHAHNPVNWMAWSDKALAKAKEENKLIFLSIGYSTCHWCHVMERETFEDDVSAKLLNDSYVSIKVDREEMPDLDKYYQDVHYLLTKRSGGWPLSIIMTPSGQVIFAGTYLPPQSAQGRMGFRELTSFIKGKFDDEYEEVQKSAQSIEAAIKHYERSFEQKSRIEKEAVLESFVSNVKASYDDVSKGVGSAPKFPHASTWNALLDIYAQSKNLEALYMSEDALTAMAQGGINDQIEGGFYRYSVDEAWVIPHFEKMLYTNAELIEVYAKLYTLTQKPLFNDVVDKTIEAMDERFLKEGLYLSASDADSEGEEGKYFVFKYAQAKEALLKGGLSEAEAKAVMDYFGITKFGNFEHQSTNPILTCNEKPDRLDEAIVILKEVRQKVAYPFIDTKILTAWNALMVTALFEAGKTEKAKSVLDTLLKSLHVNGILYHQIVFGGSLKVEALLEDYAFVIESLLRGYVHTKEAKYLALAKKLSHEAEHKFYKDETWYLSDKAFRAKAVLEDNSYKSPLSTMIKNLFELAKIEDNTALFIRARDMLESFGAGIQKYAHAYPEAVRAVTLYM
- a CDS encoding ATP-dependent helicase; this translates as MPLTRLNTEQKSAATAPSGYNLIIASAGTGKTSTIVARLAYLLKNGVAPSKILLLTFTNKAAAEMIERVSAFFPQAITSQIESGTFHAVSYRLLKKMGRNIVLKQPKDLKILLKSIVERRRFDHIDSGVKAYSAQYLYDLFSLYQNSTVTQSFTQWLEENDSEHGVFFDIYEDIFEEFQALKREFGYVDFNDLLIFMREALKKEHELFFEEVLIDEYQDTNTLQGSLIDAFRSKSLFCVGDYDQSIYAFNGANIDIIGSFAKRYEGANVFTLNKNYRSSHKILSLANRVIEKNPRLYEKRLEVTRDGAFEAPQLLIYDELFAQYHSISSLIKNSKNAHADIAVIFRNNSSADGIEATLREQGVACKRKGGISFFDAAEVKAMLDLVGVVVNPKDMMAFIHTFEYARGVGSSLSKELFDGLFKLGEGNIYNGFFHPKAGVEEIFKKRPKNHQLGLFDEIFDLGSVSRFYDLGFEEQFLSNPILKHPRLSIDGAKFLHQFYKFMKHATRIKTPQSLINHVLSSEVFSAIAETLSVKRSIKKDGSVDEKQKAEARSRIFRKGHLLKDLSSSYASSERFLNALTLGSNEMSEGEGVNLLSIHASKGLEFKEVYVIDLMDGRFPNRKLMQKGGSLEEERRLFYVATTRAKDMLYLSYAKYDKIKKISYTHSPFLVEAGMVH